One part of the Pseudocalidococcus azoricus BACA0444 genome encodes these proteins:
- a CDS encoding ABC transporter substrate-binding protein: MFDHTHYRPPKLPMTLFHTLFLIPGLGIAFLLGVWETVAYADSVPPLKPMTCQSAKFPAPPPEARRELAPSGTLRVAINTGNYVLVTEDENFGPYGISVDMAHLLAWQLGVPADFVVVQAAAISFERVSTNQSDIGFFGVDPWRAKSVDYTDPYVHIEGSYIVRLDSPIQNLSDVDRSDIEIVVGKNSVYNLFLNRTIKQARIIPAPTSPEVTSYMLANNHPVGAGIRNQLEADMKRYGGLRILPQPFMTIQQAMATGKNRPNGIAYLQAFVRELKISGCVQELITKYAVTDATVPPPH; the protein is encoded by the coding sequence GTGTTTGATCACACACATTATCGTCCCCCAAAATTACCGATGACCCTGTTTCATACGTTGTTCCTGATCCCAGGCCTGGGTATAGCTTTCCTCCTTGGCGTTTGGGAAACTGTTGCCTACGCTGATTCTGTTCCTCCCCTGAAACCCATGACGTGCCAATCAGCCAAATTTCCTGCCCCCCCCCCAGAAGCACGGCGCGAATTAGCTCCAAGTGGAACATTGAGGGTGGCGATTAATACGGGAAATTATGTCTTGGTTACGGAAGATGAGAACTTTGGACCCTATGGTATCTCTGTCGATATGGCCCATTTACTGGCCTGGCAATTGGGAGTCCCAGCAGATTTTGTTGTTGTTCAAGCTGCGGCAATTTCTTTTGAACGGGTTAGTACCAATCAGTCAGATATTGGCTTCTTTGGGGTTGATCCTTGGCGGGCTAAAAGTGTGGACTACACAGACCCCTATGTCCACATTGAAGGGTCTTATATTGTCAGGTTAGATTCACCAATTCAAAACCTGAGTGATGTGGATCGTTCTGATATTGAAATTGTGGTGGGAAAAAACAGCGTCTATAATCTTTTCCTCAATCGCACTATCAAACAGGCCCGGATTATTCCAGCCCCAACCTCTCCAGAGGTAACGAGCTATATGTTGGCTAATAATCATCCTGTTGGGGCTGGGATTCGTAATCAACTGGAGGCAGATATGAAGCGGTATGGCGGTTTACGCATTCTGCCACAGCCGTTTATGACGATTCAACAGGCCATGGCGACTGGAAAAAATCGTCCAAATGGAATTGCCTATCTCCAGGCCTTTGTGAGGGAACTTAAAATTAGTGGTTGTGTGCAGGAATTAATCACGAAGTACGCTGTTACCGATGCTACTGTCCCTCCCCCTCACTAA